The following DNA comes from Amycolatopsis solani.
CCGCTCGTCCTTCGGGACCAGCGCGGCGACGACGGACGGCCCGAGCGAAGCGACGCTCTGCCCGGTGTCGAACACCGCCCGCAGCGCGTCCGCGACCAGGATCATCCCGGTCAGCCGCGGGAACCCGGCGACGGCGCTGAGGTCGAGCGAAACGACCAGGAGCACGTGCTCCTCGGCGGCGGGCCGCTCGCGCGCGGCGGCCGCCCGGTAGACCTCGTAGAGCCGCGTGCGCAGGTACGCGGCCGAGGGCAGGCCGGTCAGCGGGTCGGTGACCTCGGTGTGCACGAGCTGGTCGGTGGCGACGTCGGCCCAGGCCAGCGCGGTGGTCCGGAGCAGCCGCGCCGGGGTGGCGTCGACGTCGGGCGAGACGAAGCCGTCGCCGCCGTGGTCGAGAACGGCGTGCAGCGCGGCGAGGTCGGTCAGGGTTTCCGCGAGCCCCGCGCCGGCCGCCGCCCGCGCCCTGGCCAGCCCGGCCAGCGCGGTTTCGGCGGCTTCGACC
Coding sequences within:
- a CDS encoding GGDEF domain-containing protein, whose protein sequence is MDVPATRSGPGDVPPKAQAERDRSLRALRARWRTASLAAGWRFPSDWALPEVDAVCAAVMAKGRVEAAETALAGLARARAAAGAGLAETLTDLAALHAVLDHGGDGFVSPDVDATPARLLRTTALAWADVATDQLVHTEVTDPLTGLPSAAYLRTRLYEVYRAAAARERPAAEEHVLLVVSLDLSAVAGFPRLTGMILVADALRAVFDTGQSVASLGPSVVAALVPKDERVGSHGVALRRALNERLSVDAQLAEAGQPRVSAVRLPATHELACDLLAQLARA